From the genome of Triticum aestivum cultivar Chinese Spring chromosome 1A, IWGSC CS RefSeq v2.1, whole genome shotgun sequence:
ccgttgagtattctgaactgtttcagttatacaatcaagacgcactcgacaaatctatcatcagttgctattgtctgtaagtgatttctttctgtaatttaagtctcaagctagctgtagtgatccttttgatcaatcattacctgtaattatcctcactatattcttttctgtggtattatgcaggatgaagatgtatgaaatgagaaaggtggacgctatggcattgggttctttgacccaaacaccgttaatgaatacacatggaaaataaacaagcattatgaaaagcaggtagaggacagcatgctagagttcttgaagcgcctcaaatacaatgaagatatactacttccttacaacttccagtgagtcacactttcttatactacaaattctctgtttttgcctactagctagctacatgtttttgcttacatatgcccgcttaattaagacatgcaaacgtgtgtgcatgcagatttcactggatcttttgtatcattaaagttgacgccggaatagttcaaatactggactcactactcaaagcaaatagtgactataacatcttgtttgggatagtcaacaggtaatttcaatcattattaaccatatatctcggcctatttagttcgtcatttcatgatatgaactatttaataacccctttattcattttctttgtcggcgggcagggcttgggcaaggttcatcagtgtcacggaaggcgaatggaaacgacagctgaaatggttttgacccaaggtaagtaattaagtagtactagctagctagctagctgccatctctttaattatcatgcttgattaattattacctgatcaaattaaattccattctcgtaataaaggccctgaagcaggcgcaggggactgatctgtgtgcattcttcgtttgcgagaacattcgcatgatggcgttcgaaaggagcagatctcaaagacaggaatgggtacgcttgtcagaacactattcgcaatttttacaccattatcgatatctagtcacacaactaatacacatgcatattgatctccttcttaacagttcaaagaggtgcgggacaagctcctagaaacggagcgcgtagaagcacttcaagaggaaatagcgggatttttgctcgaccaggtcataaatccgaagggagaatactattactcgctaccgcccccatcgaccaggtcatgaaccacttccaattgtcatcgtgctccgaaggcaccaattaggctaatgccactggctccgaaggcaacatgcacatgtaggagaaattgtatatagctatacatgtgtgtatgtgtgatctaatatggtggtttgtgagacattgatgatatatatatgattggttctactagaaattctatttatatatatatatgcataacgtgtacaatgtgtaatatcgtaaaataccagcaaacgaaaaagaattaaaatggaaaacacaaaattaaatgaaaaagaaatcataaaaccaaaacccccccaaaAATTTTAGTACcgtttggtgttaccaaccggtactaaagggctcccggcccccagagctggctcgtgccacgtggttgccctttagcaccggttcatgctgaaccggtactaaagggggggctttagtgaccacactttagtgccggttatggaaccggcactaaagggccttacgaaccggtgctattgcccggttctgcactactggcagctaagcccccgagtgggagggttgctctccactcggtaggatttttcaaacttaggcgagtgcctgactgcagctaaatctctaagtgggagaacttaggcgagtactggactgcagctaagcccccgagtgggagggttgctctccactcggtaggatttttcaaacttaggcgagtgcctgactgcagctaagtctctaagtgggagaacttaggcgagtactggactgcagctaagcccccgagtgggagggttgctctccactcggtaggatttttcaaacttaggcgaaacggattcgcagctaagcccctgagtgggaggattgctctccactcggtaggatttttcaaacttaggcgaaacggattcgcagctaagcccccgagtgggaggctggctcgccactcggtaggaaactgtttttacaaacttaggcgaagcggattcgcagctaagccacccactgggggatttcttacgcaaacaaaaacaataataatcactgggaaaattataacgctcttgtctttgataaataaactacaggagtttttattattacatctcatccgagtgagaattcaagtataaaaggggcggagtagctccgcattccaggctcgtggctcatcaatctgacgatcgacattgtagaggtggtatgctccattgtggaggactctggtgactatgaaggggccttcccaagtaggagcaggcttgtgtggtttctgctgatccactcgaaggactaagtctccttcttggaaggctcggctcttcacgtttctggcatggaatcgacgcaagtcttgctgacaggtggtcgatcggatcagggccatttctctttcttcttctaggaggtcgactgcgtcctgccgggcttgttctgcttcatcttctgagtagagctcgactctgggagcattgtgaagtaggtcactcggtaagactgcctcggctccgtagacaagaaagaatggggttcttccggtcgatcgattcagggttgtcctcaatccccaaaggactgatgggagctcgtcgacccatgcacctgttgcgtgcttgagatcgtgcatcaatcggggtttcagtcctttgagaattaggccatttgccctttctgcttgtccattcgactgggggtgagcgaccgaagcatagtcgacccgggtgccctgagaggcgcaaaaggccctgaacttgtcggaatcgaagtttgacccattgtccatgatgatactgtgcggaactccatatctgaatatcaactctctgatgaaactgatagcgatgcaagcatcgagattcttgataggcttggcttcaatccatttggtgaacttatcgactgctaccagcacatgagtgaagctgctcctgcctgttctcagtggcccaaccatgtccagcccccaaacagcgaagggccagacaagtggaatggttttcagggctgacgcgggcttgtgcggcatattggagtaatactgacacccttcacacttgtcgactatctctttagccatctcattggcccttggccagtagaaccccgcttggtatgctttagccacaatggtccgagaggacgcatgatgaccacaggtccccgagtgaatatcgttaaggatcatctgaccttcttctggtgtgatacacttctggccgactccagtcgcgctttccctatataactgtccctttatgactgtaaaggccttggatcgacggacgatctgtcgagcctcttcctcgtcttctgggagttctttccttaggatgtacgcgatgtacggttctgtccagacgggagtgataaccagCACTTCCATTATCagatcgaccacagctggaacttcaacttcagtcggatccgtggcgctttttggctgcggggcctcttccttgaagggatcctcctggaatGATGGTgtatggatgtgttccaaaaacacattgctgggaatggcttctcttttggaacctatttttgccaaatcatcagctgcttgatttttcagtcggggtatgtgatgaagctctaacccctcgaatttcttctccagctttctcactgcattgcaataaccagtcatggctggacttctggcatcccactccttcatcatctgattaaccaccaaatctgagtcgccatataccatgaggcgacggacgccgagtgagatggccatgcgcaacccatataaaagtgcttcatattctgcctcgttattggaggaatcaaaatggatttgaagaacatatctgagtttatctcctttgggggagaccaacaccactccggcaccgaaaccactcagcatcttggagccgtcgaaaaacatagtccaatgctccgagtgaatctgagtcggcagctactgttcaatccactcggcgacaaaatctgcgattgcttgggacttgatagctttctttgcctcaaacttgatatcaaggggaaggagttcaatctcccattttgccactcgaccagttgcatccctgttatgcaggatctctgataatggagcatcgctgacgactgtaatggaatgatcagagaagtagtgagcaactttcttggtggtcatataaatcccatatacaagcttctgatagtgaggatatctttgcttcgatggggtcaagacttcagaaatataatatactgggcgctgaactttgaaggttttcccttcttcttcctgctcgaccgtaagtaccatactgacgacttgtcctgtggctgcaatgtaaagcagcaaaagctctttgctgattggggcagcaagcaccgactgggtggagagcagagctttgagctctgcaaacgctgcatcagcttcgggagtccactcgaacttgtcagacttcttcatcaatcggtaaagaggtgatgccttttcaccgagacgagatatgaatcaacttagggcagccaaacaaccagtaagcttctggacgtcgtgcactcgcacagggcttttcattcggagtatagtgccaactttttctggattggcgttgaTTCCCCGTTCGAAAACGAGaaagccgagtaactttccgccaaggactccgaatgtacactttgatggattaagcttgatatcatacctcctgaggttggcaaaggtttcagcaaggtcagtcagcaggtcggaacccttccgtgacttcaccataatatcatccatgtatgcttccacgttccgattgatttgagtgagtaaacacttctgaatcatcctcatgaatgtggcttcggcattcttgaggccgaacggcatggtaacataacagaagcacccgaatggagtgatgaaagctgtcttgatcTCGTTAGGTCCATACAGAcgaatctgatggtacccggaataggcgtctaagaaagacggtcgctcacatcccgcagtcgagtcgactatctggtcgatgcgggggagaggaaaatgatctttcgggcaggcctgattgatatgtttaaagtcaatgcacatgcgaagtgacttgtccttcttggggaccatgacaacgttggcgagccactcggagtggtagatttctcagatgaactccgctgctaagagccgagccacctcttcgccaatagcttttctcttttggacggtggaccgtcgaagatgttccttgacaggttttacttttgagtcgactctcaggcgatgctcaatcagctccctgggaacacctggcatgtcaggaggcttccatgcaaagatgtcccagttctcaaggaggaactggatgagcgcttcttcctatttggagtcgagtgttgtcgagatatgagtcggggcggcactagggtcggtcgggtggatgtgagctatCTTCGTGTCGCCAGTCGACTGGaaagctgactctgtagcgggcttcttggctcgcaacagatcactggggtctgcagtcttctggtattcctacaactccaccactgccatctgtgcatcggcgatcttcgaacccttctgaaaacattctttcgctttcttccgattgcccgtaatggtgatcacacctttggggccaggcatcttcaatttgagatacacataacatggtcgagccatgaagcatgcataagccggcctgcccaaaatagcgtgataggcactctagaagtctacaacttcaaatgtcaatttttctttgcggtaattcttggaatcaccgaaaaccacatcaagagcaatctggccgagtgattcagccttcttcccaggaatgactccatggaaactcatgttgctggcactgagtctggacatcggaatgcccatccccttcaacgtctcagcgtataatatgttcaaaccactgccaccacccatcaggactttggtcagtcgagtgccttcaacaactgggtcgaccaccaaagcttgcctcccaggggtggcgatgtgcgttgggtggtcggactagtcgaatgttatggcagtctgagaccatttcaggtaactaggtgtcaccggagcgacaatattcacctctcggttaactttcagtcaacttttgctctcaacatcagcaaaaatcatcagggtggaattgacttgatgGTATCCGTCATCACTATTCTCTTTGTCCTCGatcttgtctgactccttttcctttcccttgggctgcttgccctggaactgatggatcaagagtcgacactgccgagtggtatgtttcgggtaaataaaattaccctcttcatctttcttcatgtggaCGAGACACgataaatccaacacatcatttccctcctggtctttaacctttttggggttccaaggccctttaggtttccctttagactttccttgggccaaagctaaggcttccccgggagccgctggctcggctttccgcttctgtttccgactggaattgcctccggtttcttgggcgactgacttgagcttgccactcctgagtcgatcctcatcttcaccgttagcgtacttggtggcaatctccatcatccgattcagggacatatctccggttcgaccgaacttcaaattcagttctctgtacttgacgccttccttgaaggcacaaactgcttggtggtcaggcacattctccaccgagtgatgtaacgtgatccatctcttgatgtaatccctcaaagtttcattcggcttttgcACACAGGACCACAGTTCCGTCAGTCCTaccggtcgcttgcatgtgccttcaaatgtagtgacgaacactcgggagagatcttcccaagtgtaaatgctgctaggtgctaactggtttagccacgctctggccgagccctccaacatgagaggcaggtgcttcatggccacttcatcattgccgccgccaatctggacggccactcgatAGTCCtagagccaagtatcgggcttggactcgctaATGAACTTActaaccccagtcgccaacctgaaattgggaggaatcacagcagccctgatggctctactaaagcactctggccccgaaacatgtactctgctgctggcaggcgcatctctgtcgtggccttctcggtgagccatgttcctgtcgaccagaccttggacgaggatggatctcgcgtcaaagcctggccctctggggtcgactggaatccttcgcccactactatgagggcgcctgtcatcctgctggcgaggcacatacgacccgctcctcgggggaggcgtgggcactcgacgtcgaccgtcacgattgactcggtgatcatactgctcatggttcccatactggtcacgtcagtctccacgtccctcacgcctcgggggcgatctcgggctgtgagccgactggactatgTCCGCAGCAATGGATCTGCTGTGAATTCTATTCcgtgactgagaaacagcggaattctgatctcctgctgcccggagtaacgctctgatttgcagcaagcctctgccagcctccgactgggaaggctgaatcgactccgctatatgggccgcagctgctaaattctgaatcgaagtccgatatacctgcgggggcgggaagagctgacgtcgactggattcgtgaacccgttgtcgcgcccgctcgtcgagtgctcgctggaggttctccagtcgagtgcgctcggccaagtttgccaggcgcgcgtcctccaaggcgcgagcctcgggggtttcttcaacgataggagtgtgcagcgcatccatattccggcggcgaagttcttctctctgcagcgacgtgagaggctcgggaagatactcctcatggggacgcgacgggtcgcctcctcccgcgcctccaTCGGTGCGGGTAAAACCGGGGGGACTGGGCGGTccgtcgaccatcagaacctctgccgccggatcgctgctgtcgcatccggatgcagtctcttcggagccagtcgacaggtcgaacaggccgtagagggattcgtcgggccgCGACTTGAGGGatggccgactgacgggccaccgcgtgtctcacccaccgctgaagtctcgaccgaccggagcgcttgcgccggcgggaaacggggagggaggacaacacaggagccgatcggtagggggtcgacggttgccgcaggagaacgtcgcggacgcacgcgctaaagtgcgttgccccgcggatagggagtgtgtccacgtcgagcggagcctcctgaagccaggcggagtcgtcggcgatgaacgtgagcgcgccgagacggatctcgcggccctccaccaaaactccgtcgaaaaccatgatgattcgggtcggaaaagatcgcaactcctccaacaaaacgctaaaacaccgatcccacggtgggcgccaactgtcgtggttctaagtctgacagtaatgtaggggggtaagtatggagaggcgagatcttagctatggagaagttgtaaggacgcgaggtttacgagttcaggcccttctcggaagaagtaaaaaccctacgtctcggagtccggaggcggtcgactggattatgtgagtatgagttacagaggtgcgaacccttgtctcggaggagggggtggcttatatagagtgcgccaggacccctgccagcccacgttacgaagggttcaatgtacattaaggcagggcgttactgataatgctagtaataaagtgctatgatgaccataaaagctacttaatgaccgaccgttagcgtgcggagtgactttaggtctcctggccgtcgagtggttggatcttggtcgagtaattgcttcttggtcgagtgtcttcgagtctgtcgagtggaacacctccaagtcgattgaaaggtgatttattctagaggtgtccttgggttgggcagttaggacaggtccgtgaccctaccctagataCATAGCTTCATCAGACGCGTTTTGGGTTTTGGTCTGCGCGTTGGGCTGATGTTTTCGTCCGTGACGACTCAAACCGACATGGACGAACGAAATGGGTCGCCTGATTGGAGTTGCTCGTAGTGTTCATTGGAGTATGGGTAACGAATCCACATTAAGAGGATGGGAGGGTACCTTTTCCATTTCCTTTCCTTTGATGAATGATGAGAAAAGAAGCCCCTGGAATTTCTTTCTTGCGGCATAATAGCCGAAGATGGTTTCATTCACCCactcgaagaaaaaaaaagaaaaaagacaaacccATCCACCAACGTCAGCCATCGGTCCCCGATCGTACGGCCCGAGACGAGCCACGCGCTCCGCCGCTCGTGCTCTCCCTTCCCACCAGGCTATATTTACGCGCACCCTCCCCATCCACCCCGACCCCTCTCtgcctcctccgccgcgccgccacaGCCAGGTCAGGTGCGCCTCCTCCGTCAACCCCCGGCCGCGGCAGCGAAGCCGCCGGATCGATCGAGACGATAGCCGCCGCCCTCCCGCTCCCGAGGTGCGTGTCCGCCCGACCCCCAGATTGTCTGTCTGCTGCCCCCGTCTTCCTCTCGGCGGCCGATCTAGGTTTCGCGCTAGATTTTTCCGCGTTCTCGGTGGACGATCTGTCGATTTGCGCCTGGTAGATGTCGGATGCAGTAGTTTTTGCATGTCTCTCGGGAGCAAATAGATCGTTGCGCCCGAATTGGTTCGGGAGATTTCGGCTGGGAATAACCCGAGGTTCAGCGATAGGGGAATTGAATCTAGGGTTTTGCAATTCCTGTGCTGGAAGATTGTTGCTATTAACTGGTAGGTGCCCCCCATGAGATTCCTAGAGCAAATAAATCGATCACTCTTCTGTTGTAAATGTCATCCTAATTGAATCTAGGGTTCTGCAAATTCTTTGTTGTTTATATCAACTACTAAATAGTGCAGGGGAAACTGAATTTATATTCAATTTGTAGAATGAATTGCTCCCCAAATTTTGCTGTTGGGTTGGGACTTGGGAGTATAAGTTGGGAATATGTTGAGATTAACTAACATGGGAATTGAATGTAGGGCTATGCAAATTCTATGTTCAAATGCCCTTGATATTAAGGGGAACTAAATTTATGGTCAGCAGTAGATGCTGAAAATTTGTCAGGGTTAAGGACGTTGAAGCGTATTCTTACCATCTATGCTGCAACAGCTGCTGCTGTTGAGTGCTCTTTGCTGAATCCTTTTGTGTGGCTAGAAGTGCTTGTTTGACGGGATACCTGGGTGGTTCTTGTTGAAGTTGTATACCAGTGGCCTTGTTTAGTGGAGCTTGGGGTTTATAATTTAGACACACCTTTTACTGGATTACAAGAGGTTTGTGAGCATGTACGCAGCAGTCTGCTCTAAATTATGTGTGCATCTATGTCGTTCTGGTTGGTACTTGTTTTTGTTTGTTTCGGGTTGTTCTCTTCAATCAAAGATTAATATTCTAAAACGGTGTGCAGATTAGGTTTTAAAACGGATCGAATAGTAATCTTTGTCTGGCGGATATAACAAGGCCTGCAACCCAGAAGGAGTGCCCTCGTGCAACAGGCAAAAAGTTATttcttttgtgctatgttgtttgGTCTCTTTTTGCAGTTGCAGGGGGAGAAACACTAACATTCTAGTGGGAGGAACACTTCATCTCTTCATTTCTGGTTTAACCGTTTTCAACGGTGTGCAGATTTATAGGTTAAAAAAATCGATCAGATTACTAGGAGCAGATCTAGTCCTGATGATGCCTGAAGTAGATCATGATTCTTCTGGTCTTCTTTCTATTGAGCTTGTTGTTATAATATTAACGAGTTTGAATAAGTGTGCAGATTAGGTTAAAAATGGACTGGGAATAGCTTGTGCTTTATAATGTTCCAACCAAACAGTGAGCGTTACAGGGGTAAATTCACAGGAATTGTACATGTTGGTGATATTAAAAAAGATACATAGGTCTTGTGAGCCTGATTGGTTTAATCCTATATGTTCCCTTCGATATTTTGTCTTCTGTAATGCACTATGACGACCTTAATCGAGGTATTCCAGTATTCCTTGCTCCCTGTTCTTGCCAGAGAACCCAATAATGTATTTTTTAAGCACATAGATTCTTTTGTTCTGGATAAGAATTTCTGATGCTGTTCTTATCTTTGTTTTGTGCAGCTTCAGCATCCTCTGAAGTGCTCCCAAAACAATGGCGGAGCACTTGGCTTCAATTTTTGGCACGGAGAAGGATAGGGTCAACTGCCCCTTTTACTTCAAGATTGGAGCTTGCCGTCATGGGGATCGTTGCTCCCGTCTGCACAACAGGCCAACCACATCGCCAACCATTGTGCTTGCTAACATGTACCAGCGGCCTGATATGATTACCCCTGGAGTTGATGCCCAAGGTGTGGCTATTGCACCAGAGAAGATGCAGGAGCACTTTGAGGACTTCTATGAGGATATCTATGAGGAGCTGAGCAAGTTTGGTGAGGTTGAGACCCTGAATGTGTGTGACAACCTGGCTGACCACATGATCGGGAATGTCTATGTCCAGTTCAGGGAGGAGGAGCAGGCAGTGGCTGCTCACAATGCCCTCCAAGGCCGCTTTTACTCTGGTCGCCCAATCATTGTGGAGTACTCTCCTGTGACGGACTTCCGTGAGGCGACCTGCAGGCAGTTTGAGGAGAACAGCTGCAACCGTGGCGGCTACTGCAACTTCATGCACGTGAAGCAGATTGGCAGGGAGCTCAGGAGGAAGCTATATGGGGGGCGGTCCAGGAGGAGCCACGGGAGGAGCCGCAGCCCAAGCCCACAGCACAGGAGGGACAACCGTGACCGTGGTGGTGACTTCCGCCGTGATGGCCGGGATGAAtaccgtggcggcggcggcggtggcggttacCGTGGAGGCGATGGAGGTGATGGTGGCGGTTACtgtggaggcggtggtggtggcTACCGTGGAGGTGATGGGGGCGGCTatcgtggtggtggcggcggcggttaccgtggtggcggcagaggaggtgGTGGCAGGCATGATAGGTATGATGATGGACCGAGGCGCAGGTATGGTGGCAGCCCGCCACGACGTGGAAGGAGCCCTCCTGCAAGGGAGAACAGTGAGGAGCGCAGGGCCAAGATCGAGCAGTGGAACCGTGAGAGGGAGGAGAAGTGATGAAACCGCGAGTAGTGGAACCGCAAGCGTCATTTTACCTTTTCATTCTTGTGTCGTTAGTTTGCTCCTATGTTGAGTATCTGTTGGTTTGCCGTCAGACATTAGTGTGGGTCGATATATTACTATTGCCTTGTTGAGTGACCTGTCAAGTGCAGGATTCTAGTTGAGGCGTGTAAGCTGCTATTTGTGCTCGATATTTATCTGCAGGATTCTCGTATTATCTGCCAAGTTTACAGTGTTCTGCTTTTGTTGGTTTGATCTTATATGGTTTTGTTTTCTCATTTAGAATAGAACATCTATCTTCTGTTGTCGGCCATATAGTAAGCCATTTTCGATGTTTTCTTTCCTGGAACGCAACGGCGCAAGAGCCAATTTCAAGATGAAATACGCGGCAGCATAAAGGGCAAAAGCGCAGGGCGAAGTTTGAACAGGGGAGCCGTGAGCGGGAGGAAACAAAGTGATCTCTCTACTGCTGCTCCACTCTGTTTGGTCGTGTCGATCGCAATATTGCTTGGTTGAGTAACCTGTCAGGTGCACAGTAGTAGTATTTTCTAAGTAGAATATCCGTCATCTGTTTTACTGTAATTTCCCACATTTATAAGTTCTCTTTAGAATGAAGGCTCAAGTCGAACCCTGCTTTGAATCAACAAAGCTAGCAACCGGACAGGATTACAGCATCAACCACAAGAACGTCCTGTAAATTGGTGTAGACTGGAACACAATTTACCGACTCAGCGATTTGGTTTTCCGGGGAAAATTTTGCGTGACCATCCATTGCCGAGCTAAAACCCGCTAAGAACATAATTAAATTACACTATCCAAACAGGGTAATGGATTAAGGCTGCATTTGATATTGTGGTGGAATATGATAGCCCCAATGGCTTTGTCTATTTATTAGATTTCTTTATACCCCTTGTTGCATATTTTGTGGCTAATTTTTTTTCTTCACAAAAGAATATTAAGCACAACTGAGCGGAGTGGATCAGTTAGTGAATTGTCGTAGTAACTCAAGGTTCAGACACATCAAACTAGTTCTATCATAATGCAGAGGCAGGCATAACAACATAGGATGGCCAAGCCAGAGATACACGAGTACAACTTCGGACAGAAAGAGGGTACAGATTTACCAGATAGTG
Proteins encoded in this window:
- the LOC123068262 gene encoding splicing factor U2af small subunit B — translated: MAEHLASIFGTEKDRVNCPFYFKIGACRHGDRCSRLHNRPTTSPTIVLANMYQRPDMITPGVDAQGVAIAPEKMQEHFEDFYEDIYEELSKFGEVETLNVCDNLADHMIGNVYVQFREEEQAVAAHNALQGRFYSGRPIIVEYSPVTDFREATCRQFEENSCNRGGYCNFMHVKQIGRELRRKLYGGRSRRSHGRSRSPSPQHRRDNRDRGGDFRRDGRDEYRGGGGGGGYRGGDGGDGGGYCGGGGGGYRGGDGGGYRGGGGGGYRGGGRGGGGRHDRYDDGPRRRYGGSPPRRGRSPPARENSEERRAKIEQWNREREEK